In Haliscomenobacter hydrossis DSM 1100, the DNA window ACAATACCATCCTCACTGCCCGTTAATATTTTTTCATCATCAATGGAAAAAGCCAGAGAAAGAATACCACTATGTTCTTCGAAAAGATTCATTATTTGACCAGATTCAAGATCAATTGATCGTACTTTTACATAGTCTTCAACGATTAATAGATTTTTTCCATTATTTGAAAATACATTTGATGTTACCAACCCTCCACTAATAATTCCTATAGAGTTGAACGTAATGCTTTCATTTTCAATTGTTATAGTAAATAATTCTATTTCTAAATCATCTGTAATGACCAGCAAATACTTTTCGTTGGGTGAAACAATTGCAGCATTAGTTGGCTTATTGTATTCAAATAAAGTCATTCCTTGCCCAGTGCCAATTTCCCATAAGATAACCCTGCCTTCTCTGCTTGTAGTCAATACCTTTGTGCCATTTTGAAAAAAGACACTTGAGGTAATCTCTTCTTCATATCTATAGAATTCTTCAATTCTCAAGTTTTCTACTCCCCACACTTTGACTGTTCCATCATCTCCTCCTGTGGCAATTTGTTTACCATCAGGCGAAAAGGCAACTGCATTAACCCGCCCCCAATCTAGTGCCGCCGAAAAGACGCGTTCCAATCTCAACTCATATTGTTCTTTATCAGATGCATTAAATGAAATAATATTAAAAAGTTTTGCAGTGCCATCTTCACTTCCTGTCAGTACATATTTTCCAACAGGTGATACATATTTGTCATCAGGTGCTACAGCTTTGTCATAAGGTGATACAGCAATGTGATAAATAGCATCAGAATGTGCAGTTATTATTACAGTATTTGAATCTATGTCAATCTCTTTTAAAAGAAGCCTTCCATCGTCATATCCTGCAAGGATGGAATCACCATCAGGTAAAAAAGCAACAGATGAAATAGCACTTTGGGATAATTTAAACGAAAATTTATCTTCATGTTCAATACTCCACACTTTTGCGGTACCATTCCAATTTCCGGTTAATATTTGTGTACCCTCTGGAGTAAAAGCAATAGAAGAAATTTCATCTATTTCTTCTTCTTGTTCCTCCTCCATGTTGTCTTTTTCTATGTTATCATTGAATGTTTTCTCAATTTTTCCGGTTTCTATGTTCCATAGTTTAACGGTTCCGTCTTTGCTTCCTGTTAAAATATTTGCCCCATTTGGCGAAAATGCGAGAGCATAAATGGGTTTTGTATGTTCATTCTCAAAAATTTTCTCAGCTTTGCCCGTTTCAATGTCCCAAAGAATTGCTATTTGATCTGCACCTCCGGTCAATATTTTTTTGCCATCAGGTGAAAAAATTGCGGCCCAAATACTCGCCGTATGTTGGATAAACAATTGCTCACATTTCCCGGTTTTTATATCCCACAAAGTGGCTATTGCATTGCCACTCCCTGTTAATATTTTTGTACTGTCCGGTGAAAAAGCAAGTGCAAGAATAGTATCATCAAATCCCTGAAATACTTTTGAGTAAAAAGCAATCTGAGGGTCGCTTATCATTTTTTTAAATGCTGATACAGATTCTATCGTGGGCGCAAGCTTAAAACTAACTTCCGCAAACCGGATACCTAATGTAACTTCTTTATCTATGAAAGCCAAAGCTTTCCCCCAAGAAGTACTTATTTTGGCTTTCCGCAATGCTTCTTCAAGTTTTTCATTTTTTTGTTTCTCTTTTTCTGCCTGGTGTTTGGCTTCTACTAATTTTTTTTCATTTTCCAAACGTTCTTGCCTGGCGATCTCCTCTAATCGTAGATTTTCTAATTTTTCTTCTTCCTTGTGCCTGGCGGTTCTTGCTTCAATAACCGGTGTTATTAATGTATCATGTCCCACCTCGTAAATCATTCGCCCCTGCTCGTCCCGCTCTACACGCAACAAGGAGGAGGAGGCCAAGCGGTCGAGTAAATCCTGCGTGACCCCCGGCTCGGCCAATAAGGCCTGGGAGGCGTAGGGAATCCTCATTCCTTCCTTAATCAGTTTGTCTTCCACCAAAAGGCGGGCGGTTTCCTGTTGATCCTCTGGCAGGTGGGCGATGGTCCGCTCATAAAAAGCGCGGAAGATACTCTTGATGTCACCCAAGTCGCTGGTGTGGATAGTTTGGTTGGGGGTACCAGCAACATTATCTTCTACATAGCGGCACACTATCTGTAGAACGCTGGTTTCGATGCGGTTGCGTTCGTTGCGCAGGACGACGAAAATGGCGGTCAGGGTATTAGGCGCATACGTGAATGGCGGGACATCGAAGTGCTCCGCCTCCAAAGTAAGAGCGGCTGGTTTACACACCGCTTCTTTAGCTGTCGTTTCATCTAGGGCTTCCAATTCATACCCGTGTTGTAAGATGTTCGGCAAATAGTCTTTGAGCTCGTTCAGGAGACTCATGCGGTCGGAACGGATGGAGAATACTACTTTTAGTTCAAAGGGCTGATATACAGCATCTTCTTCATCTGGAGAGAGTCCGATTGCTGCCAAAACCGTTTCGTACCGTTTGGGTATTCTGGAATACAAGGCCTCGGCGAGTTGTTTTTTGAACTCCAGAATCTGCTCCGGCGGGTAACTGAAAAGTTCTTCAAATTGGTCGAACACCAGGAGAAAACTGCATTTCCCGGCGTTTTGGATGGATTTAAAAGCTTGCCAAATGCTAGGTTGGGTGGCCAGGATTTGCTCGTCCCGTGATTCGCGTAAAATGGCCTGACGCACAGCATCCGCAGGTGCCGGGGTTTCTCCAGGTTTGCAGGGCCCAAAGCGGATTTCCCAGAAACGGCGCTCTTCCATTTTCAATCGAGGAAAAATCCCCGCCGACAGCAAAGAGCTTTTCCCATAACCTGATTTGCTGTACAGAATGACCAATTGTTCTAGATCGATCAAACGGTACAGCCGCTCGATATCGGTGTCGCGGCCAAAAAACTGGTCTTTTTCTTCGGTGCGGAAGGGGCGTATGCCTGGGTATCGTTTCATGGTTTAGGGAAGGATTTCGATGAGTTCCTGGACGGCTTTGCGAATTTTATTCATTTCAAGTAGTGCGCTTTCGCTACTCAACACGCTGTCGCGGATGCTTTTACGAAGTGTGCTGAGGCGACTCAGTTGGAAAGTGGCGTCCGCCTGCACGGGTGTTTGGTCCATACGTTCGAGGATGCGGGTGAGCAGGCCCTGACGCAGCCAATCGCGGAGGGTTTGTTTGAGTGGCGCGCCGGCCGTTTGGCGCTGCTCTTCTTCGGCGGTCCAGCGGCTGCAAAGTTCGGTGAGGAATTCGGCCGGACTGATGCTGTCCACGAATTCTACTTCGAACTGGTCAGCGAAAAACACGCGGGTTTCTGCTGCTAAGGCCGGGTTCACGGCGTACTGGATACCTTTGTTGCGCTCAGGATTGAGCAAACGCAGCAACATCTGGGTGCGCCATTGATCGAACTGGAAGCCCAGAAAAATAAAGTCAGTAGCGTTTTTGAGGGTATGCTTCAGGTCGATGTAATGTTCACTGCTGAGTTTTTGGCTCAGGATATGGGAAAAATAACCGAACAGATCGTCATGAGTAAGCACAAGCGAATCAGGGTCGCTGAGCACGCCGCAGATGTTGAACAACAGGCGGGTATCGCGCGGCGAGCCCTGAATGCGGTCGTAGGGTTCGGGCGTGCCGCGGTAGTCGTAATAGCTGAACTGGTGCAGGATGCCGTCCTGTTCAAAGCTACGACGCAGCCCGAGGTCAGGCATAGTGTTGATGACTACCGGGAAGGGGAGCCGGGCGATTTGGGTGTACAAAGGCCGGAGCGTTTCCAGGTGCTCATTATAGAACTCCTCGAACCGGCGCCAGATACGAGTCCGGGCGGCAACGTTGGGAAAAAGGAAGAGGTTTTCGGCTGGATAGACCATTGCAATGTCTTTTGGCAACGAATCTGTTATGTCTTCGGGATCAATTCCCAAATGCCGGAGCAGGCTAAGAAATAGATTTTCACCCGGTAAAAGATTCGGACCGATCAGAAGTACGCACTGCTGATTGCCAAGGGATTTCAGCAGATCTTTCCAAGCAATTTGTGACGGGGCAAGGGTGTGGGCGGACATAGTCTCTGTTGGTTTGGGGATGAAATTACGAGATTATTATCATAATTTTAACTGCCGGGCTCGGAATAGCGCTTTTGTATTTATTGAAGTGGTCGTTTCCTGCGGCTGATTTTTTGGGGTAGTGCCAATTATGGGTAATTGTGGTCCGAAAAACCATTTATTCAAGCACTCAAAACTTGGCACTACCTAGCGTCCACTACTTTTTTGTATCCTTTCCTTAGGTAATACCTTCTCTATAGTGATAACAACCTCTTTAACAGTAACTACGAGAGAATTGGCTTTTTTAGACCAGTTTCTGTTGTTCGAACAGCCGGAACCTGAGCAGGCGGCACCCCCCCAAACTCCCTCTTCGCATCTGTGAGTACTAGCAGCGTTCATTGAACCACTTGTATACTCTTTGCCATCATTACTGATGCAAGTAATACTTGCCCTTCTTCAACCCGGCACTGATGCCACCACCACAATCCGCCAATTGCCATTGATTTTTTCCATGCAGCGTACTTCGTGCGAGATAACGGTAGACTTGTCGGGCTGGGTAATTTTTTGATCGTAAGTAGCCCAAGCCATGTTGCCATTGATGCGGATGTTGTAATTTGAATTGGCGAAAGTGGCTTCGGTCGGTTTGACGGATTCAACCCATTTGGACATTTCGTCGCCACTGCCACCGTACGCTTTCTGGCCATCCGCCGAAATCGCCATGCCGCGGGTGTAGGGGGTGAAGGCCCAGGTGTTTTTTAAGCCCGCCACGTCACCCGCCAAAAATGCTTTTGTATCGGCTTCCATCATGTTGATGATCGCGGCTTCCTCCTCTTTTGTTGCGTTTTGAACATGCGTGTGCTGAGCAACTACTTGCTCCAGGTTTCCACCTTTTTCCTGGTAAACATAGGTGAAAGCAGTTTGGTAATTCAGCGCTTTGCCGTCGTCACCGCCCATGGAGTGATTGTTTATCCCCGTGGCAACGAGTACATGGTCCAATGACTGAATTTTGAGATTCTCCAAGTCCCATTTTCCAACTTTTACGTCTTTGACCGCTTGGAGCATCTGCTCTTTTGTATTAAAAAGGCCTTCGCCGTTGATAAAAAGATAATCTCCGGACGCGTTTTGCTGCAAAGTCTGATAAGGATTTTGCTGGAATTTAGTATTCAGCTCGTGCACCATTTTTTCGGCGCTGGCCGTGTCGGGCGTATTTTGACAGCCGAACAAAAGGAAAGCACAAAGGATGGAGATGAAAAAGGATAGATGTTTTTTCATTGGTGTAAAATTTTACGGATTGAGTAAAGAATATTACTTCGTGGATAAAGAGAAGTCGCTCAAGCATCTGAACGCAGTCGTTAAAATATGCGAGTTGGGCAAAATGAATCATTTGGGTGGTATTCTGGGACGTGTTAAGTTCCTTTGATTAAAGTGAAGCAGTCCCGACTTAAGCTGACAGTTTTAGTTAAGTTGAATGGTCACCCGTTGCAGGTATTTCTGATTAGTCTAGAGGGCTAAGCGGAGCAAATTTATTTCAATTTTTTTCATGGCTCCGCCGCTCAAAGTCACAATCACAATCTAATTAATTGGATGATGTAAGTTTTGATAGCGTGCTATAAGTGCATATTTATTCCAAATGTTATGCAACTTAAAAAATAATTTCCAAACATGCAAGTAGTGTAAACCTATTGCTGTAGGCGGGTACTAAATTCATCACAATTACTGAAAACTACCTCCAGGGCCCTTTATGCGTAACAAAAGCAATGGCCAGGGCAATGATGAATAAACTCACCAAACAGGCCGGGATTCCAGCTATCAGACAGGCCAGTGGAAGATTGGTGCGATACAAAAAGGCCGATCCTCCGATGACGGCCAGCATCATCGTGAATCTTCTTTTGTACTTCCTGTTCATATTGGAACGCACCATAAATGCTTGCCTGAACAGGTAGTAGGTGATGAGCAGGTCGATGCATAAGAAAATGAGGAGTAAGGTTTTCATGGGCGTGTTGTGGTTTAATGGTATCTATCTAATCAATTGTCCTGATCACTTCCCATAACCCCAGGGCCGATCAGTTCTGATTTTTTAAACCCACGTTGTGAATTTTGGCTACGCCAAAATGTTTTTTCACCACGACGACACGACGACACGACGTTTTGCTCCGCACCACACGACGCAAGCGTCGTGTTTTTTGAAGCGCGAAGCGCGAAAAACGTCGTGTCGTCGTGGTGAAAAAAATAAACAGCGTAGCTGCGCAAAAGCGTTAAGTTTAGAACTAATTGACCCTCCCCATCACCCCCATCACTTCCCTCAATCCCTTTTCCAACTTCAGCACATCCTCTTCCACATTGTACACCGAAAACGAAACCCGCACCGTACCCGGAATCTCATAAAAATCCATAATCGGTTGTGTACAATGGTGCCCGGCGCGGATACAAATGTCTTTCTGCCCCAAAATTGTCGCTAAATCGTGTGGGTGAATGCCTTCCAGTGTGAACGAAATGATACCCGACTTGTTGGTTGCTTCGCCGTAAAATTGGATGCCGGGGATGCTTGCCAAACGTTCCATGCCCAGGTGCAAAAGCCTTTGCAGGTGCGTGGCGATATTTTTTTGCCCCAAATCCTCCACAAAATCCATGGCGCTGGCCAGAGTAGCGACGCCCGCAATATTTGGGGTGCCCGCTTCAAACTTTTGCGGGATGGGCGCAAAAAGGGTACGTTCAAAAGTGACATCCCGGATCATTTCCCCCCCAAAACGGTAAGGCGGCATTTCGTTCAGCCATTTTTCCTTGCCGTACAAGACGCCAGTACCGGTCGGGCCAAACAGTTTATGTCCCGAAAACACCAAAAAATCCACATCCAGCGCTTGTACGTCAATTTTGTGCGAAACGATACTTTGCGCCGCATCAACCAACACCGGAATGCCCTGCGCGTGGGCCAGGGGGATGATGGTTTCAATGGGGTTGATGGTGCCCAGGGTATTCGAAATATGGGTCAGGGCGAGCAGTTTGACCTTGGGATTGAGCAAATCTTGGAGTGCTTGCATATCTAATTCCCCATTGGGCAAAAACGGAATGACTTTGAGTTCCGCTTTTTTGGCCAGACAGACCTGTTGCCAGGGGATCAGATTGGAATGGTGTTCCATGGCACTGATCAGCAACTGATCGCCTGCTTCTAGCCGAGGCAGGGCAAAACACTGCGCCACCAGGTTGATGCCATCGGTGGTGCCGCTGGTGAAGATGATTTGTTTGGCTTGGGGGGCATTGAGGAAACGAGCACTGCGCTCGCGGGTGCCTTCGTAGAGGGCCGTGGCCTCGGCAGCCAGTCGGTAGATGCCGCGGTGTACATTGGCATTGTGCCGCTCGTAGTATTCTTGCTCCAGGGCCAGAACGATATAGGGCTTTTGGGTGGTCGCCGCACTGTCCAGGTAGACCAGATCCGGGAAATGGGTAAAAACGGGAAATTGCTGGCGAATATCGTGCGGATTGAACATTATCTTGAATTTGGGTTTCAATGTAGGAAAAACTGAGTATAATTGGGTTGAGAAGTTGAGGAGCTTGAGAAGGTTGAGGCTGCCGCGAAGGACATACCAACGCGACACCTTAGTTTTTTCATTTGAAAAAGTAAAAACCTTAAACGCATTCCTTTTGTCGCTCGCGGCAGCCTCAACCGTCTCAACATCCTCAACTTCTCAACTATGCTGACTGTTGCACAAGCCGAATCCACCATTCTGAATCACGCCTTGCCTGTTGTCATCGAGTCTATTCCCTTGCGGGAGGCTCCCGGCCGCATTTTAGCCGAAGACCTCTACGCCGACCGGGACTTTCCCCCTTTTGACCGCGTGACCATGGACGGCATTGCCATTCATTCTGCCAGTTTTGTCAATGGACAGCGCCAGTTTTTGATCGAGGCGGTGCAAGCCGCGGGCACACCACAATTGGTACTCCAGCGCCAGGAAAACTGCATCGAAGTCATGACCGGAGCACCTTTGCCCCAGGGAACCGATACCGTCATTCGTTACGAAGACCTCAACATCGAGTCGGGTGTTGCCCAAATCACAATCAGTGACATTGTGCAGCGACAAAACATCCACACCCGGGCAATTGATCGCCACAAAGGTGATTTAATCATTTCCGCTGGTCGAAAAATTGGTTCAGCCGAAATGGCAACCGCAGCCACCTTGGGCAAGGCTACCCTGGCTGTAGCCAAACTGCCGCGAACCGCCATCATCTCTACGGGTGATGAGTTGGTGGAAATACACGAAACACCGCTGCCTCATCAAATCCGCCGCTCCAACGTGTACGCCATTCAGGCCGCATTGGGCGAGTGGAAAATTGAGGCCGAGGCCTTTCATTTTTACGACGATGAACAAGCCATTCGCCAGGGGGTAACGGAAATTTTGTCCCGTTTTGAGTTGGTTATTTTGAGCGGTGCTGTATCCGAGGGGAAGTTTGACTTTGTACCGAAGGCGCTGGCGGCTGCGGGGGTGACGCCCGTTTTTCACAAAGTCAGCCAGCGCCCTGGAAAGCCGTTTTGGTTTGGTACTTTCGCGGACAAAGCCGTGTTGTTTGCTTTACCGGGCAACCCGGTTTCGGCCTTTGTGGGCACGTACCGCTATATTTTGCCCTGGTTGCGCCAATCGCTGGGGCTGAAGAACTGGCCGCAAAATACGGCGGTATTGAGTCGTGACTTCGTTTTTAAACCGGATTTGACTTATTTTGTTCCTGTAATACTGGACAATTCAACCGACGGATTACTGCGGGCTACTCCGCTGGAAGGACACGGCTCCGGCGATCTGGCCAACCTCAACGACGCGGATGGTTTTTTGGAATTGCCCAAGGAAAGGACATATTTTGCTACCGGGGAGTCATTTCCCCTTTTCCGCTACCGAGGCTAATGTGCTGATTTGCTAATGAGGTAATTTGCTGATAGCTGACCGCTGATAGCTGACCGCTAAAAAATACAATGGAACAACAACTGAACGAATTATACCATCCGCTAATATTGGAGCACAACCAGCATCCGCGGCATTACGAAAAACACCCGGAGGCGGGGGTCATCCTGGATGCCTACAATTCGCTTTGTGGGGACAAATTCAAGCTGTACCTGGATATCAAAGAGGGTAGGGTAGTGCAGGCCTCCTTTTCAGGGTATGGTTGTGCGGTATCCAAAGCGGCTACCTCGGTTTTGGTGGATAAAATTCAGGGCAAAACATTGGAGGAAGTGAAAATACTGCTGGGTGACTATTTTGCAGCGACCAAAACGGAGCACAAATTGGCCATCGATATAGACCCTGATTTATTGGCTTTTGCGGCAGCAAAGAAATTTCCTGGGCGGTTGAAGTGTGCGGTACTGTCCTGGGAGGCGATGGAGGAGTACCTTCAACGAAGGTAAAAGGTTAGCACCCACCTGCGGCGGCACTAAAAAGAATAATTTCACCACAGATTCCACAGATTCACACAGATTTTATTCAAAAAGCTCTTATTCTGTGTAAATCTGTGGAATCCGTGGTGAAAAAATACTTCGCCGCAGGGGGATGTTAAACAGGTACGAACAAAGTTAAACTTTGCCGGTGCTATTCAGGATTTCGGCAATGTGCACAACCTTTACCCCACTATTGTTGCGCCGCAAAATTCCTTCCAGGTGCATCAAGCAGGATACATCGGCACCGGCGATGTATTCCGCACCGTGTTGAACATGATCTGCCAGACGATCCTTCCCCATTTTGACCGAAACAGCTTCTTCCATCACGCTGAAAGTACCGCCAAAACCACAACATTCGTCCGTTCTGCTGAGGGGAATCAATTCCAGTCCTTTGACGAGTTTGAGCAATTGTGCGGGTTTGGAAAAGGGTTCGGCCATTAGTTCCGACATTTGGGACAAACCCAGGCCCCGCTGCCCATGACAACTTTGGTGAAAACCCACCCGGTGCGGAAAATGGGCATCCAAACTTTCTACTTTGAGTACATCGACCAAAAACTCACAGAGTTCAAACACCTTACCCCGTAAGGCTGCGGCTTGCTCCGGCTGTTTTTCATCGTGCAGGTGGTCTTTGAGGTGCAGGATACAACTTCCTGAGGGACCGACGACGTAATCGTATTCCGCAAAATTGCGCACAAACAAAGCGTCACAGTCATGGCTCAAATGTTCAAACCCGCTGTTGGCCATTGGTTGACCACAGCAGGTTTGATTTAAAGGAAAACCGACCGTACAGCCGAATTTTTCCAACAACTGCAAAGTTGCAATGCCTACCTGCGGGTAGAATTGGTCAACGTAGCAGGGAATAAACAATCCAACTTTCATTCCTTATAAGGTTCGAATCTTGATGCTGCGGTAGTACACGGTATTGCCGTGGTCTTGCAAGAGGATATGGCCTTGATCATTGGTGCCAAAACCTTCAAAACCACTGTATTTGCTGCGCGCTACCAATGCAGCGAAGATATTGCTTTTGCGCTCGTATTCCAACACTTTGAAACCATTTAACCAGTGCTGAACGATGTTGTTGGGCATGACAACAATGCGTGCCTGGCACCACTCCCCAACTTTGCGCTGAAAACGGCCATCCAGTTTGTAAGACGGAATCAGATCGTAAAGACTGGCCAGGGTGCGGTTGCCCGCAGCACCCATTTTGGCGTCCGGGTGTTTTTCATCGTCGAGCAACTGGTACTCCAGCCCAATGGCGGACCCCCCTTTGCTGTCAAATTTTTCGCTCACAAAATATTTTACCCCGGAATTGGCACCCGGAGTGAGTTTGAAATCAAAAGTCAGTTCAAATGCCTTGAATTCTTCCCTGCTGACGATGTCGCCAAAACTGCGCGATTCCGAGCCGTCACTGCCTTGGATGAACAGCACACCATTGTTTACCCCCCAGCCCGCTTCAGGTGCGGTGGTTTTGAAGGCCGAGCGCCAGCCATCCAGGTTTTGGCCGTTGAACAACAAGCGCCAGCCCAGTTTTTTTTCAGCTTCGCTGAGGCTATTGGGTTTGAGGTT includes these proteins:
- a CDS encoding SIR2 family protein, translating into MSAHTLAPSQIAWKDLLKSLGNQQCVLLIGPNLLPGENLFLSLLRHLGIDPEDITDSLPKDIAMVYPAENLFLFPNVAARTRIWRRFEEFYNEHLETLRPLYTQIARLPFPVVINTMPDLGLRRSFEQDGILHQFSYYDYRGTPEPYDRIQGSPRDTRLLFNICGVLSDPDSLVLTHDDLFGYFSHILSQKLSSEHYIDLKHTLKNATDFIFLGFQFDQWRTQMLLRLLNPERNKGIQYAVNPALAAETRVFFADQFEVEFVDSISPAEFLTELCSRWTAEEEQRQTAGAPLKQTLRDWLRQGLLTRILERMDQTPVQADATFQLSRLSTLRKSIRDSVLSSESALLEMNKIRKAVQELIEILP
- a CDS encoding nuclear transport factor 2 family protein; protein product: MKKHLSFFISILCAFLLFGCQNTPDTASAEKMVHELNTKFQQNPYQTLQQNASGDYLFINGEGLFNTKEQMLQAVKDVKVGKWDLENLKIQSLDHVLVATGINNHSMGGDDGKALNYQTAFTYVYQEKGGNLEQVVAQHTHVQNATKEEEAAIINMMEADTKAFLAGDVAGLKNTWAFTPYTRGMAISADGQKAYGGSGDEMSKWVESVKPTEATFANSNYNIRINGNMAWATYDQKITQPDKSTVISHEVRCMEKINGNWRIVVVASVPG
- a CDS encoding aminotransferase class V-fold PLP-dependent enzyme; this translates as MFNPHDIRQQFPVFTHFPDLVYLDSAATTQKPYIVLALEQEYYERHNANVHRGIYRLAAEATALYEGTRERSARFLNAPQAKQIIFTSGTTDGINLVAQCFALPRLEAGDQLLISAMEHHSNLIPWQQVCLAKKAELKVIPFLPNGELDMQALQDLLNPKVKLLALTHISNTLGTINPIETIIPLAHAQGIPVLVDAAQSIVSHKIDVQALDVDFLVFSGHKLFGPTGTGVLYGKEKWLNEMPPYRFGGEMIRDVTFERTLFAPIPQKFEAGTPNIAGVATLASAMDFVEDLGQKNIATHLQRLLHLGMERLASIPGIQFYGEATNKSGIISFTLEGIHPHDLATILGQKDICIRAGHHCTQPIMDFYEIPGTVRVSFSVYNVEEDVLKLEKGLREVMGVMGRVN
- a CDS encoding molybdopterin molybdotransferase MoeA, whose amino-acid sequence is MLTVAQAESTILNHALPVVIESIPLREAPGRILAEDLYADRDFPPFDRVTMDGIAIHSASFVNGQRQFLIEAVQAAGTPQLVLQRQENCIEVMTGAPLPQGTDTVIRYEDLNIESGVAQITISDIVQRQNIHTRAIDRHKGDLIISAGRKIGSAEMATAATLGKATLAVAKLPRTAIISTGDELVEIHETPLPHQIRRSNVYAIQAALGEWKIEAEAFHFYDDEQAIRQGVTEILSRFELVILSGAVSEGKFDFVPKALAAAGVTPVFHKVSQRPGKPFWFGTFADKAVLFALPGNPVSAFVGTYRYILPWLRQSLGLKNWPQNTAVLSRDFVFKPDLTYFVPVILDNSTDGLLRATPLEGHGSGDLANLNDADGFLELPKERTYFATGESFPLFRYRG
- the sufU gene encoding Fe-S cluster assembly sulfur transfer protein SufU: MEQQLNELYHPLILEHNQHPRHYEKHPEAGVILDAYNSLCGDKFKLYLDIKEGRVVQASFSGYGCAVSKAATSVLVDKIQGKTLEEVKILLGDYFAATKTEHKLAIDIDPDLLAFAAAKKFPGRLKCAVLSWEAMEEYLQRR
- a CDS encoding (Fe-S)-binding protein is translated as MKVGLFIPCYVDQFYPQVGIATLQLLEKFGCTVGFPLNQTCCGQPMANSGFEHLSHDCDALFVRNFAEYDYVVGPSGSCILHLKDHLHDEKQPEQAAALRGKVFELCEFLVDVLKVESLDAHFPHRVGFHQSCHGQRGLGLSQMSELMAEPFSKPAQLLKLVKGLELIPLSRTDECCGFGGTFSVMEEAVSVKMGKDRLADHVQHGAEYIAGADVSCLMHLEGILRRNNSGVKVVHIAEILNSTGKV
- a CDS encoding 3-keto-disaccharide hydrolase; amino-acid sequence: MKKQLILLSLLLGITMSVSAQTGKWTSLFDGKTLKGWTQKGGNATYTIGNNEIIGTTAANTPNTFLCSDKMYDNFVLELELSLEGTMNSGIQFRSNLKTNKDGKEVVYGPQAEVDPSARAWSGGIYDEQRRQWLYNLNINPEGQKAFKPNGAWNKYRIEAIDGNIRTWINDIPTASLVDTLVEKGFIALQVHSIGNDKALLGKKVRWRNIRIQTGADMVAKPANNCPVINLKPNSLSEAEKKLGWRLLFNGQNLDGWRSAFKTTAPEAGWGVNNGVLFIQGSDGSESRSFGDIVSREEFKAFELTFDFKLTPGANSGVKYFVSEKFDSKGGSAIGLEYQLLDDEKHPDAKMGAAGNRTLASLYDLIPSYKLDGRFQRKVGEWCQARIVVMPNNIVQHWLNGFKVLEYERKSNIFAALVARSKYSGFEGFGTNDQGHILLQDHGNTVYYRSIKIRTL